The Bacteroidota bacterium sequence TACTATCGAAGGGGAAGATATAATCTGGGCTTTGTATGGCAAAAATCATTAACCTCCTATTTTAAAGAATCAAATAGTGATAAAAAAATCACTTACAATGATCCTTGCATTTATCTTGAAATAGAGAAAATCAGAAAGAAGCGCTTTGTGAAATCACCTTAACAAATTATTATTAGTCAAAATTCTCTTTCTCCCTACCTTTGTGTGCTAAACCCAGGATTTTGAAAATACTCGTAAAAACATCTTTTGGATTTGAAGACCTATTGGTTGCAGAATTGGAAGCTATTGGAGCACAAGATATATTAAAGCTAAACCGTGCAGTGATGTGCGAAGGTGATCAACGTGTTTTGTATCGGGCCAATTATGAATTACGAACCGCATTGAGAGTTTTAGTTCAGATTCATACATTTATCGCTGCCAACGACAATCAATTGTATCAGCAGATTTATAAGTACGATTGGAGCCAGCACTTAAAACTTGAACAAACATTTGCTATCGATAGTGTAGTTAATTCCGACTACTTCAACCACTCAAAATTTGTTTCCCTTAAATCAAAAGATGCCATAGTCGATCAGTTTAGAAATAAGTCAGGCAAAAGACCATCCGTTGATATTGAAGAACCCGATATTCGTTTCAGTGTTTTTGCTAATCAAAAGGAATTCTCTCTCTACTTGGATAGTTCGGGCGTTTCATTACACCGAAGGAACTACCGTATTCAGGGACACATGGCACCTTTGAATGAGGTTCTT is a genomic window containing:
- a CDS encoding class I SAM-dependent RNA methyltransferase; protein product: MKILVKTSFGFEDLLVAELEAIGAQDILKLNRAVMCEGDQRVLYRANYELRTALRVLVQIHTFIAANDNQLYQQIYKYDWSQHLKLEQTFAIDSVVNSDYFNHSKFVSLKSKDAIVDQFRNKSGKRPSVDIEEPDIRFSVFANQKEFSLYLDSSGVSLHRRNYRIQGHMAPLNEVLAAGMIMLTDWKGDVPFIDLMCGTGTLLMEACLIATNTPPGYKRRGYSFQNWPDYNKELFQQIRTERNQKIVKPKVKIVGIDNSAKSIDICQDSIREYGFSEYIQLRKHSFDKYKPAFDDGIVVMNPPYGERIGENEEINT